A genome region from Pseudanabaena sp. Chao 1811 includes the following:
- a CDS encoding Npun_F0813 family protein encodes MFILKRQDVEIVNVQNPQNKDQQIPILQYQGQTFRLLNMFGDNRDEALALWRDLTDNKGKACVLLEEPQRFSVWGRVKLDQIHSVATDSSSAGTHLVQGCLLILQAVYLEVEDLLGVRQAGSFKQDLLKFMQQGKFAQSESISALEAVLSINPLNSVQIPNWDEGKLQLLLGELHRLASSYFGNDSFVDSAIDALNELPESVSVTAWLKKTPKGKLWQ; translated from the coding sequence ATGTTCATCCTGAAGCGCCAAGACGTTGAAATCGTCAACGTCCAAAACCCACAAAACAAAGATCAACAAATACCGATTTTGCAGTATCAGGGGCAAACATTTCGGTTACTCAACATGTTTGGCGATAATCGAGATGAAGCTTTAGCGCTTTGGCGTGACTTAACTGATAACAAAGGCAAAGCTTGCGTATTATTGGAAGAGCCTCAACGCTTTAGTGTCTGGGGCAGGGTCAAGCTCGACCAAATTCACTCAGTAGCCACTGATAGTTCTTCGGCGGGTACACATCTTGTCCAAGGTTGTTTACTCATATTGCAAGCTGTATATCTTGAAGTTGAAGATCTCCTTGGCGTACGACAAGCAGGTTCATTTAAGCAAGATCTACTCAAGTTTATGCAACAGGGTAAGTTTGCCCAAAGTGAATCGATCTCAGCACTGGAAGCCGTTTTATCAATTAATCCACTTAATAGTGTACAAATCCCCAACTGGGATGAAGGCAAATTGCAGCTGCTTTTAGGGGAGCTACATCGACTTGCCTCTTCCTATTTTGGAAATGATAGTTTTGTCGATAGTGCGATCGATGCTTTAAACGAATTACCCGAATCAGTTTCAGTAACTGCTTGGCTGAAAAAAACTCCCAAAGGTAAACTTTGGCAGTAA
- the aroB gene encoding 3-dehydroquinate synthase, with protein sequence MSENSATVTVALSSDNQPNRSYDIAIAAHSLNNLGTKLVEIGLGKKSKKLLIVSNPVIYKHYGETVHNSLSNAGFDVAHLILPAGERFKTANSLQKIYDAALEHRLERSSAIVALGGGVIGDMSGYAAATWLRGIDLVQVPTTLLAMVDSAIGGKTGINHPQGKNLIGAFYQPRLVWIDPEVLKTLPAREFRSAMAEVIKYGVIWDRELFDLLAKCDRLDQLRYISDELLQTILYRCAKAKAEVVSKDEKEGNLRAILNYGHTVGHAIESVTNYRLYNHGEAVGLGMLIAGAIAVDLGLWSAEDQAQQVALIAKTRLPQTLPADIDQEAIVESLSTDKKVEAGKVRFILPTAIGHVTLSDRVTGDLVKQNLRQILT encoded by the coding sequence ATGTCCGAAAATTCCGCAACAGTTACAGTTGCACTTAGTAGCGATAATCAACCTAATCGCAGTTATGACATTGCGATCGCTGCCCATAGCCTCAACAATTTGGGCACAAAATTAGTAGAAATTGGCTTAGGCAAAAAAAGCAAAAAGCTTCTGATCGTCTCTAATCCTGTCATTTACAAGCATTATGGTGAGACCGTACATAATTCTTTAAGTAATGCAGGTTTTGATGTTGCTCATTTGATTCTTCCCGCAGGTGAACGCTTTAAAACTGCCAACTCTCTCCAAAAAATTTATGATGCTGCCCTTGAGCATCGCTTAGAACGTTCATCGGCAATTGTTGCCCTTGGTGGTGGTGTAATTGGTGATATGTCAGGCTATGCGGCGGCAACTTGGTTGCGCGGTATTGATCTAGTACAAGTACCGACCACGCTTTTGGCAATGGTGGATTCAGCGATCGGTGGCAAGACGGGGATCAATCACCCACAGGGCAAAAACCTGATCGGAGCTTTCTATCAACCTCGCCTAGTCTGGATTGATCCTGAAGTTCTCAAAACCTTACCTGCCCGTGAATTTCGCTCAGCAATGGCAGAGGTAATTAAATATGGTGTGATCTGGGATCGGGAGTTATTTGATTTATTAGCTAAATGCGATCGCCTCGATCAATTGCGCTATATTTCCGATGAGCTTTTGCAAACCATTCTCTATCGTTGTGCTAAAGCCAAGGCTGAAGTAGTATCCAAGGATGAGAAAGAAGGAAATCTTCGTGCCATTCTTAACTATGGTCACACCGTTGGCCATGCGATCGAATCCGTTACCAACTATCGCCTCTATAATCACGGTGAAGCCGTTGGTTTAGGGATGCTCATTGCTGGGGCGATCGCAGTTGATCTCGGGCTCTGGTCTGCGGAAGATCAAGCCCAACAGGTTGCTCTGATTGCCAAAACTCGTTTACCGCAAACCCTACCTGCGGACATTGATCAAGAAGCGATCGTTGAGTCCCTATCTACCGATAAAAAGGTTGAAGCGGGCAAGGTTCGATTCATTTTGCCCACTGCGATCGGTCATGTCACCCTAAGCGATCGAGTAACTGGGGATCTAGTTAAACAAAATTTACGTCAAATTTTGACATAA
- a CDS encoding class I SAM-dependent methyltransferase: MNKAFTSQADEWTEAITPVQQRYDREYRNEAFDLPAEVESMPLFREWVSHTLAGKIASPFWELAQFQKNQRCLDIGCGVSFLIYPWRDWDVFFYGQEISFVAKDALNSRGSQLNSKLFKGVQHGAAHQLNYENATFDRVIATGFSCYYPLKYWKLVLQEAKRVLKPNGVLIFDVIAPDLEFAENWAILETYLGAEVFLTPLSEFTELVQAMGGKITAKKDGLLFSMYRVQW; encoded by the coding sequence ATGAATAAAGCTTTTACTTCTCAGGCAGATGAATGGACAGAGGCAATCACCCCGGTACAGCAGCGCTACGATCGCGAATATCGGAATGAAGCATTTGATTTACCCGCAGAGGTGGAGTCGATGCCACTATTTCGAGAATGGGTGAGCCATACTCTAGCGGGTAAAATTGCTTCGCCTTTTTGGGAATTGGCGCAATTTCAAAAAAATCAACGGTGTTTAGATATTGGTTGTGGGGTTAGCTTTTTAATTTATCCTTGGCGCGATTGGGACGTATTTTTTTATGGTCAAGAGATAAGTTTTGTGGCAAAGGATGCGCTTAATTCGAGAGGTTCGCAGCTTAACTCAAAATTATTTAAAGGGGTGCAACATGGAGCGGCTCACCAGTTAAATTATGAAAATGCCACTTTCGATCGCGTAATTGCGACGGGCTTTAGTTGCTATTACCCTCTGAAATATTGGAAATTAGTATTGCAGGAGGCAAAACGGGTATTAAAGCCCAATGGAGTTTTAATTTTTGATGTGATCGCCCCCGATTTAGAATTTGCTGAAAATTGGGCGATTTTAGAAACCTATTTAGGCGCAGAAGTATTTCTTACTCCTCTTAGCGAATTTACCGAGCTGGTGCAGGCGATGGGTGGCAAAATTACCGCTAAAAAAGATGGGTTGCTATTTTCGATGTATCGCGTTCAGTGGTAG
- a CDS encoding DUF2301 domain-containing membrane protein: MEITSEVYQGQFGEFTITESDRLSVIIYRSALAIAAVCFSVGALLVLLQPSNPQILNWLTWLYWGFSLGLGVALWTIHIYLELLHRVLQLFWAIGAIASVGIALYFPEPLAIAIYEHPIALIGVGFSFAALTGIFFKESFCFNRFETKFLVPLLPVLILGHLVSLLPIAIEQSLLGTWAVLFMIFAIRKLSQEIPSDIGDKSVFAYLKAQKQQAA, translated from the coding sequence GTGGAAATTACATCTGAAGTTTATCAAGGTCAGTTTGGTGAGTTTACGATTACTGAGAGCGATCGCCTAAGTGTGATTATCTATCGCAGTGCCTTAGCGATCGCGGCAGTATGTTTTAGCGTAGGAGCGTTGTTAGTGCTACTACAGCCAAGTAATCCTCAAATCCTAAATTGGTTAACTTGGCTATATTGGGGATTTTCGCTAGGTTTAGGGGTTGCACTTTGGACGATCCATATTTATCTAGAATTACTTCATCGGGTGTTGCAGCTATTTTGGGCGATTGGCGCGATCGCTTCGGTCGGTATTGCTTTGTATTTCCCAGAACCTTTAGCGATCGCAATTTACGAACATCCGATCGCTTTAATTGGTGTCGGTTTTAGTTTTGCCGCTCTAACTGGGATTTTCTTTAAAGAATCTTTTTGTTTTAATCGCTTTGAAACTAAATTTTTAGTTCCATTATTGCCAGTATTGATTCTTGGTCACTTGGTGAGTCTTCTGCCCATAGCGATCGAGCAAAGTTTATTAGGTACTTGGGCAGTTTTATTTATGATTTTTGCAATTCGTAAATTAAGCCAAGAAATCCCCTCAGACATTGGCGATAAATCAGTATTTGCTTATCTCAAAGCCCAAAAGCAACAAGCAGCTTAA
- the holA gene encoding DNA polymerase III subunit delta, which yields MPVYFYWGDDDYQISQAVKKLIDTYVDPMWRDFNYVKIYATADLEVMDGLNQAVTAPFGMGNRLTWLADTAIAQRCSEPLLAELERTFNHLPVDSYILFTASNKPDGRAKSTKLLQKYAQILEFSLIPPWKTDAIAQLVKQAATEIDLKLSSDGVDLLVDAIGNDTRRLTMELQKLQLSHHGNNKPLTAKEIAPLVQASAHNSLQLASAIRSANVSQALTLIAELLRNNEVGLRICATLVGQFRTWLWIKLMQESGERDDKVIAEAAEIGNPKRVYFLKQEVQGLNSQKLMRSLSILLRLEADLKHGKDETATLQTAIIELCQTMAK from the coding sequence ATGCCTGTCTACTTTTATTGGGGCGATGACGACTACCAAATTTCTCAAGCAGTCAAAAAGCTAATTGATACCTATGTCGATCCGATGTGGCGAGATTTTAATTATGTCAAAATCTATGCTACGGCTGATCTGGAGGTAATGGATGGGCTAAACCAAGCGGTGACTGCACCCTTTGGGATGGGGAATCGATTGACTTGGCTAGCGGATACAGCGATCGCCCAACGATGTTCAGAACCGTTGCTAGCAGAGCTAGAACGAACTTTTAATCATTTACCTGTAGACTCCTATATCTTGTTTACCGCATCCAACAAACCTGATGGGAGAGCCAAATCTACGAAGTTATTGCAGAAGTATGCCCAAATATTAGAGTTTTCGTTAATACCACCTTGGAAAACTGACGCGATCGCTCAACTAGTTAAGCAAGCGGCGACAGAAATTGACTTGAAATTGTCGTCAGATGGGGTTGATTTGTTGGTTGATGCAATTGGCAATGATACCCGTCGCTTAACAATGGAATTGCAAAAATTGCAACTATCTCATCATGGCAACAACAAACCTCTAACTGCTAAAGAAATTGCACCACTTGTCCAAGCATCTGCTCATAACAGCTTGCAATTGGCGAGTGCAATTCGTTCAGCAAATGTGAGTCAGGCACTTACTTTAATTGCTGAATTACTCCGAAACAATGAAGTTGGTTTGCGAATTTGTGCAACCTTAGTGGGACAGTTTCGCACATGGCTCTGGATTAAGCTCATGCAGGAGTCGGGTGAACGCGATGACAAGGTGATCGCGGAGGCTGCGGAAATTGGTAATCCTAAACGAGTTTATTTTTTAAAGCAAGAGGTACAGGGGTTGAATAGTCAAAAGTTAATGCGATCGCTAAGTATCTTGTTGCGATTAGAAGCCGATCTGAAGCATGGTAAAGACGAAACTGCGACTCTCCAAACTGCCATCATTGAGTTATGTCAAACAATGGCTAAATAG
- a CDS encoding sugar transferase, translated as MITRSNENSQASLRTKKTVTRSVTNRTDHYATWGKRIFDIVFASIVLTVFSPLYLAIAILVFISSRGSVLYIHPRVGLHGQEFKCIKFRTMINGADQVLENYLNSCPISRAEYEASFKLKHDPRITKIGKFLRTTSLDELPQFWNVLVGDMSVVGPRPLVRAELIKYGSSIDKVLSVRPGIAGLWQVSGRNDIPYSRRIQIDASYVRLMSFWLDVKLIFKTILVVIFPKGNGAY; from the coding sequence ATGATTACTAGAAGCAACGAAAATAGTCAAGCGAGCCTCAGAACAAAGAAAACAGTTACGAGATCAGTCACAAATCGCACAGATCATTATGCAACTTGGGGAAAAAGAATCTTTGATATTGTATTTGCATCAATCGTTCTAACTGTGTTTTCGCCACTTTATTTAGCGATCGCGATTTTAGTTTTCATCAGTTCTCGTGGCTCTGTTTTATATATCCATCCTAGAGTGGGTTTACATGGTCAAGAATTCAAGTGCATTAAGTTTAGAACTATGATTAATGGGGCTGACCAAGTTCTAGAAAATTATTTGAATTCCTGTCCAATTAGTCGAGCTGAATATGAAGCATCCTTTAAGCTCAAGCATGATCCTCGAATTACCAAGATTGGTAAGTTCTTGAGGACAACAAGCCTAGATGAATTACCTCAGTTTTGGAATGTTCTAGTTGGCGATATGAGTGTGGTCGGTCCCAGACCATTGGTTAGAGCTGAACTGATTAAATATGGTTCATCAATCGATAAAGTACTTAGTGTACGTCCGGGAATTGCAGGGTTATGGCAAGTTTCAGGCCGCAATGATATTCCATATTCCCGGCGTATCCAAATTGATGCTAGTTATGTACGACTGATGAGTTTCTGGCTAGATGTCAAATTGATTTTTAAAACTATTTTGGTGGTAATTTTCCCGAAAGGAAACGGTGCATATTAA
- a CDS encoding replicative DNA helicase: MSKEFESISDRLPPQNIEAEEAVLGGILIDPEAVSRVLDTLRPEMFYVAAHQEIFRACLMLHNQSNPTDMMSLTTWLSDRDMLEKIGGQSKIAQLCDRTVSAVNIDFYAQLVADKYARRKLAEAARGVVDISYSNELELAQLLDQSEQKIFAVTQSRAQQGLVPAADILTKTFYELENRFNSLGTGNSTATGLITGFYDFDAMTNGLQRSDLIILAGRPSMGKCLAFDSELVLADGSISTIEAIYQQYQQLQTKPNLLTLRENWRFDLTEPSAFIDDGIKPVFRVTTALGRQIETTLTHPFLTITGWQQLAKLCVGDKIALPRKIAVFGKEVSRPCEIKLLAYLLGDGCLTETSPRFTNINPKIQDDFIWAVEQFSPSLKVTIDTHGDRAATLHTMAKKRGSGNPLITWLRDLEIWGKNAYSKIIPDFVFRLEKSLIVLFLNRLLATDGWISVLSSGQVQSGYATVSEKLARQVQHLLLRFGVIAKLKHKSVKYKQEIRYCWQLDITDALSLQILIDEIGIFGKEDSISKAKSALCAKRYQTNTDLIPVEVWHDLTIAKGEQSWQQLSRAAGINSSNIHVGKRAPTRERLLKLATAIDCLSLQNLATSDIYWDKITAIEFVGEKQVYDLTIPETHNFVANDICVHNTAFGLELARKMAEIHRLPVAIFSLEMSKEQLVYRLLASQSKVRSSDMGIDSNRLRTGQISENEWGTVAMAISGLSELPLFIDDTPNPPITELRSKARRLQSEKGGVLGLILIDYLQLMEGSGSDNRVQEISRITRSLKALARELNVPVIALSQLSRGVEARTNKRPMLSDLRESGCLSGDSLITMADTGAEVPIRDLVGKSNFAIWAVNPQTFKMERALVSNAFCTGSKPVYQLRTQLGRSLKATANHKFLTIQGWKRLDEIQIGDRIATPRQIPCPELQTIGDAELALLGHLIGDSCTLPRHAIQYTTRELDLAELVAGLATAVFRDQISPRIKKERDWYQVYLASTSNLTHGVKNPITKWLENLGIFGLRSHEKFIPNQIFEQPENAIAIFLRHLWATDGCIVASKKSFYPAVYYASSSEKLSRGVQALLLRLGINATLRTVSQGKKGRDQYQVVLRGKPDLERFINLVGAVGKYKQEGLQAVNLYINNSGKANTNRDIIPKEAWAIYINTAREKLGLSTRQMQASLGMKYCGTSLHKSAISRDRAYKLAGILKSTDILNLATSDIYWDKVEAIDLREEEMVYDLTVSSLSNFAANGFYVHNSIEQDADLVINLYRDEYYNPDTPDRGVAEIIIAKHRNGPVGTVKLLFEPRLTKFENMASSRN, translated from the coding sequence ATGAGCAAAGAATTTGAATCTATCAGCGATCGCTTACCCCCACAAAATATTGAGGCAGAGGAGGCTGTCTTAGGTGGAATTTTAATCGACCCAGAGGCAGTTTCGCGAGTTTTAGATACTTTGCGTCCTGAAATGTTTTATGTAGCGGCCCATCAGGAAATTTTTCGGGCTTGCTTGATGTTGCATAACCAGTCGAATCCCACGGACATGATGAGCTTGACCACATGGCTCAGCGATCGCGACATGCTCGAAAAAATTGGTGGTCAATCAAAAATTGCTCAACTTTGCGATCGCACCGTTAGCGCCGTCAATATTGACTTTTATGCTCAACTGGTTGCCGATAAGTATGCCCGACGTAAGCTTGCAGAGGCGGCTCGAGGAGTAGTTGATATTAGCTATAGCAATGAACTCGAACTAGCTCAACTCCTTGATCAATCTGAGCAGAAAATTTTTGCTGTCACCCAATCTCGCGCTCAACAAGGTCTAGTTCCTGCCGCCGACATTCTCACGAAAACCTTTTACGAACTAGAAAATCGCTTTAATTCCCTTGGTACAGGTAATTCAACGGCTACAGGTTTAATTACAGGTTTTTACGATTTTGATGCGATGACCAATGGCTTGCAGCGATCGGATCTGATTATCCTCGCAGGTCGTCCATCAATGGGTAAATGTCTAGCCTTTGATAGTGAATTGGTTTTAGCCGATGGCAGTATCAGTACTATCGAAGCAATCTATCAGCAATATCAACAACTTCAAACCAAACCCAATCTTTTAACCTTGAGAGAGAATTGGCGGTTTGATTTGACGGAACCATCAGCTTTTATCGATGATGGCATCAAGCCTGTATTTCGTGTCACAACAGCGTTAGGACGACAAATTGAAACTACTTTAACCCATCCATTTCTAACGATTACAGGTTGGCAGCAACTAGCTAAGTTATGTGTAGGTGACAAGATTGCTCTCCCACGTAAGATTGCAGTTTTTGGGAAAGAAGTAAGTCGCCCCTGTGAAATCAAGCTATTAGCCTATCTCTTAGGCGATGGTTGTTTAACTGAAACTAGTCCCCGATTTACGAATATTAATCCCAAAATTCAAGATGATTTTATTTGGGCGGTCGAGCAATTTTCTCCTAGTTTAAAGGTGACAATTGATACTCATGGCGATCGCGCTGCAACGCTGCATACTATGGCAAAAAAAAGAGGCTCAGGTAATCCCCTAATTACTTGGTTAAGGGATTTAGAAATTTGGGGTAAGAATGCCTATTCCAAAATAATTCCAGATTTTGTTTTTCGTTTAGAAAAGTCTTTAATTGTTTTATTCTTAAATCGATTACTAGCTACTGATGGATGGATATCTGTTTTAAGTAGTGGTCAAGTCCAATCAGGTTATGCCACTGTTAGCGAAAAGTTAGCTCGTCAAGTTCAACATTTATTATTACGCTTTGGCGTTATTGCGAAACTTAAACACAAATCTGTTAAATACAAACAAGAAATTCGTTACTGTTGGCAATTAGATATTACTGATGCTTTGTCATTGCAAATTCTAATTGATGAAATTGGCATTTTTGGGAAAGAAGATTCAATTAGTAAGGCAAAGTCGGCTTTATGCGCTAAAAGATATCAAACTAATACTGATTTAATACCTGTTGAAGTTTGGCATGATTTGACAATTGCTAAAGGTGAGCAATCTTGGCAGCAATTATCACGAGCCGCAGGTATTAATAGCTCAAATATCCATGTGGGTAAACGCGCCCCTACTAGAGAGAGATTACTAAAACTAGCTACAGCTATTGATTGCCTATCATTACAAAATCTTGCCACTAGCGATATTTATTGGGACAAAATTACAGCGATCGAATTTGTCGGCGAAAAGCAAGTTTATGACTTGACTATTCCTGAAACTCATAATTTTGTTGCCAATGATATTTGTGTCCATAACACAGCTTTCGGACTCGAACTAGCTCGCAAAATGGCAGAAATCCATAGATTACCTGTGGCGATCTTTAGTTTGGAAATGTCCAAGGAGCAATTAGTTTATCGCCTCCTAGCTAGTCAGTCCAAAGTTCGCTCTAGTGACATGGGCATCGATAGTAATCGTCTTCGCACTGGACAGATTAGCGAAAATGAATGGGGAACCGTAGCAATGGCGATTAGTGGACTTTCTGAACTTCCACTATTTATCGACGATACTCCTAATCCTCCCATTACCGAATTGCGTTCTAAGGCTCGACGTTTGCAATCAGAAAAGGGAGGTGTACTTGGTCTAATTCTGATTGATTACTTGCAGCTAATGGAAGGATCAGGTTCCGATAATCGTGTACAAGAGATTTCGAGAATTACGCGATCGCTTAAAGCCCTAGCCCGTGAATTAAATGTTCCCGTAATTGCGCTATCCCAGTTAAGTCGAGGTGTAGAAGCAAGAACTAATAAGCGTCCGATGCTTTCAGATTTAAGAGAATCTGGATGTCTGAGTGGAGATTCTTTAATCACTATGGCAGATACAGGAGCCGAAGTTCCCATTCGCGATCTGGTTGGCAAATCCAATTTTGCAATCTGGGCAGTCAATCCCCAAACCTTCAAAATGGAACGGGCGCTCGTGAGTAATGCTTTTTGTACTGGATCTAAACCTGTATATCAACTAAGAACGCAGCTAGGGCGATCGCTCAAAGCTACAGCCAATCATAAATTCTTGACCATTCAGGGCTGGAAAAGACTTGATGAAATCCAAATAGGCGATCGCATTGCCACACCCCGTCAAATTCCTTGTCCAGAATTACAAACAATTGGTGATGCTGAACTAGCTTTATTAGGACATTTAATCGGTGATAGCTGTACATTGCCAAGACATGCCATTCAATACACAACTAGAGAATTAGATCTAGCAGAATTAGTAGCTGGATTAGCAACCGCAGTATTTCGCGATCAAATTTCACCAAGGATCAAAAAAGAAAGAGATTGGTATCAAGTTTATTTAGCATCTACAAGCAATCTAACTCATGGCGTTAAAAATCCTATTACTAAATGGTTAGAGAACCTAGGCATATTTGGTTTGCGATCGCACGAAAAGTTTATTCCAAATCAAATTTTTGAACAACCTGAAAATGCGATCGCTATCTTTCTCCGTCATTTGTGGGCTACAGATGGCTGTATTGTCGCAAGCAAGAAGTCTTTCTATCCCGCAGTTTACTACGCATCTAGTAGTGAAAAATTATCAAGAGGTGTACAGGCTCTCTTGCTCAGACTCGGCATTAATGCCACCCTAAGAACTGTCTCTCAAGGAAAAAAAGGTCGCGATCAATATCAGGTTGTCTTAAGAGGAAAGCCCGACTTAGAAAGATTTATCAATCTTGTGGGTGCTGTTGGTAAATATAAACAAGAAGGATTGCAAGCAGTTAATTTGTATATAAATAACTCTGGAAAAGCTAATACTAATCGAGATATTATACCTAAAGAGGCATGGGCAATATACATTAATACTGCTAGAGAGAAACTTGGATTAAGTACTAGGCAAATGCAAGCTAGTCTTGGCATGAAATACTGCGGTACTAGCTTACATAAAAGTGCAATTAGCAGAGATAGAGCTTATAAGTTAGCTGGGATTCTCAAGTCAACAGATATTCTCAATCTAGCTACTAGTGATATCTATTGGGACAAAGTAGAAGCCATTGATTTACGGGAAGAGGAAATGGTATATGACTTAACTGTATCGAGCTTGTCTAACTTCGCTGCCAATGGATTTTATGTCCATAACAGCATTGAGCAAGATGCGGATTTGGTCATTAACCTATATCGTGATGAATATTACAATCCCGATACCCCAGATCGCGGAGTTGCTGAGATCATTATTGCAAAGCATCGTAATGGGCCTGTTGGCACAGTCAAATTATTATTTGAACCACGCTTAACTAAATTTGAGAATATGGCTTCTAGTAGGAATTAG
- the infC gene encoding translation initiation factor IF-3: MTKKPIKDLPQINERIRYPKIRVIDMEGEQLGILTPKEALKMAEEKELDLVLVSDKADPPVCRIMDYGKFKFEQEKKAREARKKQHTSDVKEVKMRYKIEEHDYKVRINHAERFLKEGDKVKATVMFRGREIQHVDLAEVLLNRMASDLEAVAEIQQYPKREGRNITMLMAPKK; the protein is encoded by the coding sequence ATGACTAAAAAGCCAATTAAAGACCTCCCCCAAATCAACGAACGCATCAGATATCCAAAAATTCGAGTCATTGATATGGAGGGGGAGCAGCTCGGCATCCTGACCCCAAAAGAAGCCTTGAAAATGGCTGAAGAAAAAGAGCTAGATCTTGTATTAGTCAGCGACAAAGCCGATCCTCCTGTTTGTCGGATCATGGACTATGGCAAATTCAAGTTTGAGCAAGAAAAGAAGGCAAGGGAAGCTCGGAAAAAACAACATACTTCTGATGTTAAGGAAGTAAAGATGCGCTACAAGATTGAAGAACATGACTACAAAGTGCGAATCAACCATGCGGAGCGCTTCTTAAAGGAAGGAGACAAGGTTAAGGCAACAGTAATGTTCCGTGGACGTGAGATCCAACATGTCGATCTTGCTGAAGTTCTGCTCAATCGGATGGCTAGCGACCTTGAAGCTGTTGCTGAGATTCAGCAATATCCAAAGCGTGAAGGTAGAAATATCACCATGTTGATGGCTCCCAAGAAATAG
- a CDS encoding calcium-binding protein, translating into MAKNPNPIFGNSFIQGTSLDDDIFGSLDVDVIHAGAGNDIIWGDGRDSITGLSPISGKVDIIYGEDGDDVIYGGNEAEDSINPAKDQLYGGAGNDYLFGEGGHDVLVGGIGDDSLNGGTGNDELYGDDGNDSLTGGRGNDIIDGGSGYDTLYASGGSFTLTNNQLISNSLGTDTLTSIEAAFIIGGGGDDILDASAFTGGGLAGARVTLFGSDGNDTIKGSSGNDNLQGGSGTDQIFGGAGNDEIYAGSNTQLTPDILVGGFGSDILVGSGGNNRLTGVDIIGLNRGFAEVDTLTGNGGNDVFVLGDTNAIYYNDGYMRASGAVEGFAKITDFNSGDKIELKGSSSNYILMSYSSNGISGTGIYAKLATGMGMMSTYNELIGVVQNIAPTALSLTSGSQFNYV; encoded by the coding sequence ATGGCAAAAAATCCTAATCCAATTTTTGGTAACAGCTTTATTCAAGGAACTAGTCTGGATGACGATATCTTTGGTTCCTTGGATGTAGATGTCATTCATGCTGGAGCAGGTAACGATATTATTTGGGGTGATGGACGTGATTCTATAACAGGTCTATCACCTATTTCTGGAAAGGTAGACATAATTTATGGCGAAGATGGTGATGATGTCATCTACGGTGGTAATGAGGCTGAGGATTCAATAAATCCAGCTAAAGACCAACTATATGGCGGTGCAGGCAATGACTATCTCTTTGGTGAAGGAGGTCATGATGTCCTCGTTGGTGGCATTGGCGATGATTCTCTAAATGGTGGTACTGGTAATGACGAGCTATATGGCGATGATGGTAATGACAGTCTTACAGGAGGTCGTGGCAATGACATTATTGACGGAGGCAGTGGCTATGACACTTTATATGCTAGTGGTGGTAGCTTCACTTTAACCAACAATCAGCTTATCTCTAACTCTCTAGGAACTGATACACTCACCAGTATTGAGGCTGCATTTATCATTGGTGGTGGTGGCGATGACATTTTAGATGCCAGTGCTTTTACAGGAGGAGGTTTAGCTGGAGCAAGAGTTACTCTATTTGGCAGTGACGGCAATGACACGATTAAAGGTAGCTCAGGCAACGATAATCTGCAAGGCGGCAGTGGTACTGATCAAATTTTTGGTGGTGCAGGCAATGACGAAATCTATGCTGGTAGTAATACTCAGTTAACTCCCGATATCCTCGTTGGCGGTTTTGGCAGTGATATTCTTGTAGGTAGTGGTGGCAATAACCGCTTGACGGGTGTGGATATTATTGGACTAAACCGTGGCTTTGCTGAGGTTGATACCCTCACTGGCAATGGCGGGAATGATGTCTTTGTTTTGGGAGATACCAATGCAATCTATTACAATGATGGCTATATGCGTGCTTCAGGAGCCGTTGAAGGATTTGCCAAAATTACTGACTTTAACTCTGGCGATAAAATTGAACTCAAGGGATCAAGCAGTAACTATATTCTCATGAGTTATAGCAGCAACGGCATCTCTGGCACTGGCATCTATGCAAAACTTGCCACAGGTATGGGCATGATGTCGACTTATAACGAATTAATTGGAGTCGTCCAAAATATTGCCCCAACAGCACTTAGTTTAACTAGTGGGAGTCAATTTAACTATGTTTGA